The Synechocystis sp. PCC 6714 genome includes the window TTTTGAAAGACTTGTAGGAATTTATGGAACAGAATTTCCATCTAACCATGTTGGGCTAAATATTCCGCCAAATCCTCAATCAGTCTGGGTAATTCCGCCTCTGTGGTTAAACGAATGCGCTCATCCCGCACTGTTAACAACACCTTGGCCGCAAAGGGACTGGGGTAAATATTAGGATTACAAAACACCTCCAGAAACACTTCTCCACTGTGGCAATATTCCAAATTCCTCTGTTTTTCAGGCCTGCCCCCTTGGTTCACCTGGGCACCGATGGCTTTTAACTGATTGACTAACTGGTTAATTTCCCCCTGGAGGGCGATCGCCGCTTCAGTACTAAAGGGAAAACGAACGGAACCTTGGAGCAAGTTGAGGGTGAGGGGAGCTGTCATCGGCACAATGGGGCGGGGAAGTTGGTTGGCAGAACTGGAAAAGACAAACTTTGGCTTTCAGCATCTTTTCCAGGGTACTGCGCTGAATGGAAATTGGAGCAGAACATCTTTAGGAATCTTCTTTTACCATGGAGGCATGATGTTGATATTTCCGCCCAAGGGAGAAGGTTATTATGTGCCAAAACTGCGGTTGTAGTGCGGTGGGAACCGTTGCCCATAGCCACCACCATGGAGACGGAAATTTTACCCATAGCCACGATGACCATTCCCATGCCGGACATCATCACCATAGTCACGCTCTAGAATCCATCCCCAACAACGGTTTAGACCAGCAGACGGTGACCATTACCCCCGATCGCCAGTCCATCACCATTGGCCAAGAGATTCTCAGCAAAAACGATCATTTAGCGGCAAGAAATCGAAGCTACTTCCAGGCTAAAGGTTTACTGGTAATGAATTTCCTTTCTTCCCCTGGGGCCGGCAAAACTGCCCTAATCCAAAAAATGGTCGGCGATCGCCAAAAAGATCATCCCACCGCAGTCATTGTGGGGGATTTAGCTACGGATAATGATGCCCAACGTCTCCGCAGTGCCGGGGCGATCACCATTCAGGTAACCACGGGCAATATTTGTCATTTGGAAGCGGCAATGGTGGCCAAGGCGGCCCAACAGTTGGATCTAGACAACATCGAAGAATTGATTATTGAAAATGTCGGCAATTTAGTTTGTCCCGCCGCCTACGATTTGGGGGAAGATTTGCGGGTCGTACTATTTTCCGTTACCGAAGGGGAAGATAAACCCCTCAAATATCCGGCCACATTTAAATCAGCCCAGGTTATTTTAGTGACAAAACAGGACATTGCCGAAGCAGTGGGTTTTGATGAAGAGTTAGCCTGGCAAAATCTGCGTCAGGTAGCTCCCCAAGCCAAAATTTTCGCTATTTCCGCCCGCACTGGAGCAGGGTTACAGCCCTGGTATGACTATTTACACCAATTTCGATTGGAACTCCCATCTCCATCTGCCGAACTAGCATTGGCCTAGGGGGCTGGGGGAAAACATGACTTTGACGCACCAAGGGCTCCAGGCCGTAGTTAGTGCGGCCCAAATGCAGAGCATTGAAAACTGGTTATTTGACCGGGGTATGCCCGTGGCAGCGTTGATGGAAAAGGCAGCTCTGCACATAGCCAACAGATTGCAAGTCCTCTATCCCCTAGCTAAATATCCCCGCATCGGTGTAGTGGTGGGGCCAGGCCATAACGGTGGCGATGGCTTGGTGGTGGCCCGGGAGCTCACTTTGCATGGCTACCACGTTAAAGTTTTCCAATCCTTAGAACAGTTAAAACCCCTGACCCAAAACCATACTAATTACGCTAAAAGTTTAGGTATTCCTTGGCTGGATGGGGTCAACGCTTTGGCCCATTGCGATCTAATTATTGACGGGCTGTTCGGCGTTGGTTTAACTCGACCGATCACCGGGGCGATCGCCGATCTGATTACAACCATTAATATTCTCCCTATACCCATTGTTAGCATCGATTTACCATCGGGTATCCATACGGATACAGGGGAAATTTTAGGCGTGGCGGTGCAGGCGGAGCGGAGTTTTTGCCTTGGCCTCTGGAAACGGGCCCACTTCCAAGACAGGGCTTTGCCATACCTAGGACAAACGGAATTGCTCAATATTGGTTTACCCCCCCAGGCGATCGCCGAGGTTTTGGGGCATGGCTGGCCGCTACAAGTCCTTAGCTCTGACCAGGGCAAAGAAGCGTTGTTCCCAAGGCGGCCCCTGGTTACCCATAAATATCAGCAGGGTCATTTGTTACTCATCTGTGGTTCCCAACAATATGCCGGCGGAGCGTTATTAAGCTGCTTGGGAGCAAGGGCCACTGGGGTAGGCATGGTGACTGTGGCAGTGCCTAAAAGTGTTACAAGCCTCATCCATAGTCAATGCCCAGAAATGCTAGTCCACGGTTGTTTGGAAACCCATTCCGGGGCGATCGCCGGGTTAGGAAATTTAAACCTTGCCAGTTATAGCGCCATTGCCCTGGGGCCGGGATTAAGTCTTGACGTGGGGCCAGTGGTGGAAGAGGTTTTAAATGTTGCCTGCCCCCTAATTTTGGATGCCGATGCCCTGAACAAAGTCGCCCAACAGAAATTACTGCCCCTGTTAGCCCAAAGGACAGCTCCCACTGTACTCACTCCCCATGGGGGGGAATTTAAACGACTTTTTCCCGACCTTGACCAAGGCGATCGCCTCACGGCCGCCCAAACAGGAGCGGTAAGGAGCCAAACTACGGTCTTACTCAAGGGGGCCAAAACCATCATTGCTGACCCCACCGGCCCCACTTGGCTGATCAAGGACAGTACCTCCGCTTTAGCTCGGGGCGGCAGTGGTGATGTCTTAACTGGATTAATGGGAGGAATCTTAGCTCAACCATCAGATTTGCCCCTAGTCCAAAGGGTGGCAGGGGTCGCTTGGTGGCATGCCCAGGCGGGAATTTTTGCCGCCCAACAAAGAACGGTGTTGGGGGTAGATGCCCAACATTTAGCTGAGTATCTGCTCCCAACCTACCGGAGATGGACTGCTGGGGAAAGCATCACCGATCGCCCCGGTCTTGTTCCCCGCTGTACTCGGCCTTTCGATGGCTAACCGGCTGGAAATTAGCCCAGAGTAGGGCCGCAATGCCAATGTTAATGGAGACGTCCGCTAGGTTGAAAATGGGGAAATTAATTAGGCGGAAATCCAAAAAGTCGATCACATGGCCGAGGAAAAATCGGTCAATGCCATTGCCCACGGCCCCCGCCAGGATACAACCATAGCCCAATTGTTCTAGCTTCCGTAGGGGAACCTTACCGGCAAAGATAATTAAGCCCACACTTACCCCCAGGGAAAGCCATTTGAGCCAACCCGCTCCTCCCCGAAAGGCGCTGAATGCCGCTCCGGTGTTGAGCACATAGGTGAAATGAAACACCCCCGACCAGAGGGGCAAACTGGTGCCCACGGGGGCCATGGCCTGGCTGACCCAGAGTTTACTGAGCTGGTCCAAAACAATACCGGCGATCGCCACCTGCCAGAAGAGGGGATTTTTAGCGAGGGAAAAAGACCGGGCCATCAATAAAATAAAATTCTCCGCAAAAAGTAAGCCAACACGGCGGTTAAACAGACCAGGATAATCTGGCCGGGCAGGGCCATGAGGGAAAAGGTGATCAGGGCCTGGGGCAAGGCTGACAAGGGCAAAATGGGGGGATTACCCAGTTTTAGTAAAGCCATCAGCACCAGATAAACCATACCGGCACCGTGGATGACGCCCAAACCCGCTAAGCAACTGAGGGCTAGGCTTTCAATTTTGGTGGGGGAACGGTAGGCTAACCAACCACAGAGCCAAGCTCCAGGAATAAAGCCCAACAGATAGCCAAAGGTGGGTTGTTGCCAATAATCCCAGCCCCCCCCATGGGCAAAAATGGGCAACCAGGCTAGCCCAAGGGTAATGTAGCCCAACTGGGCGATCGCCCCGGCCCTACTGCCCCCCACACAGGCTGTGAGCAACACTGCACCCACCTGATAGGTTGTGCCAAGGGGATGGGAGTAAATGCCCGCCTTCCACCATTGCCAAGGGGGATTGGTGGCAAATACCTGGACAAAAGTACAGAAAATAGTCAACAGCAGTCCGGCGATCGCCAACAGGACTTCTGCCACCAGGGAAGGCTTGGGGAGTTCAATCTCCTCCGTCACTAGGTCGAGGTCAGACTCAGGATTGGTATTCACCGGGGATAGGGGCTTCTCCCCCTTGGAGGCCAAGGGATGCCAATAATTTTTGATCTTGTTCTGGGGGTTGGCCCAGGGTAGTTAAGTAATGGCCCACTAGCATAGCGTTAATGCCTGCTTTTAGCCCTAAATCCTGTAGTTCCCCCATCACCGCCTCCCGGCCCCCGGCATAGCGAATAATCTGCTGGGGCAAAATAAAGCGAAAAATGGCGATCGCCTTGAGGGCATCATAGGGATTTAACTTTTGTTGTTCCCCCAAAGGAGTACCGGGACGGGGATTGAGCAGGTTAAGGGGCACCGATTCCACCTCCAGTTCCCGCAGAGCTAAGGCTAGATCGATACGGTCTTCCCAGCTTTCCCCCATGCCCAAAATACCGCCGGTGCAAGCTTGAATGCCCGCCGCTTTGAGGTTTTTCACCGTATCTACCCGGTCTTGCCAAGTGTGGGTAGTGACAACTTTGTCGTAATAGTTAGCCGATGCTTCCAGGTTATGGTTATAACGGGTTACCCCGGCTTCCCTCAACCGTTGGGCTTGTTCCGGGGTTACTTCCCCCAGGGCACAGCAGGGCTTGATGTTGGTTTCCTGGACAATTTGCCGCACCGTGGCGAGAATTTGTTCAAATTCTTTATCTTTAGGGCTATGGTACTTGGGGCCCCGACCCTGGCTAACTAAGCAAAAGCGTTTGGCCCCCGCCGCCGCCGCCGCCCTTGCCTGCTCTAAAATCTCGGCTTGGGTTTTCAGACCATAAATGGGGGAGTTGGGGTCTGGATGGTGACTGGATTGGGAGCAAAAGCCGCAGTTTTCCGAACAGTTGCCGGATTTAACATTGATGATGCTACACAGATCCACTACGTTGCCACAGCAGGCTTGGCGAATGTTATTGGCCGCTTCACAGAGCAAAAGAATATTCTCTTCCCCCTCGATCGCCGCCAACTGCAATGCCTCTTCCCGCGTTAGGCGATCGCCGTCGATAATGCGCTGACTAAGGCTGGTCAACCAGGTTTCCATTGCCTCGCTGGGCTCAGCCGGGGAATTGGTGGGGGAAGGAGGACGAGAAGATGCTAGAACCACGGCAATGTTGGGTTAGGGGTCTGAATCGAGATTAAAGGGCATTTTATCACGGTGGGCAAAGGTGCCAGAGGTTGGGCTAATCCTTACCCCGACGTTTGAGCTCCATTTTCACTGCTTCCACCACCGTTTCAATTACCTGTACCCGGGCGAAATATTTATCATTGGCGGATACTACCGTCCAGGGAGCAGCAGGAGTATTGGTGCGGGCCATCATTTGGTTCACCGCTACGTTGTAAAGGGGCCATTTTTCCCGGTTACGCCAATCCTCATCGGTGAGTTTGTATTGCTTAAAGGGGTTGTTTTGCCGTTCTTCAAAGCGGGCTAACTGTTCTTCGGGACTAATATGGAGGAAAAATTTGACCACCACATAACCTTCCGCCGTTAATTCCGCTTCAAATTCGTTGATTTCCCGGTAGGCTCGCAACCATTCCTTTTCCCTAGCAAAACCTTCCACCCTTTCCACCATCACCCGGCCGTACCAACTACGGTCAAAAATACCAATTTTTCCACCGGGGGGAATCCGGCGCCAGAAACGCCAGAGGTAATGGAATCGGGCTTCTTCCTCCGTGGGGGCAGCGAAAGTATTGACCTGGTAACTGCGGGGATCTAGGGTATCAGTTAACCTTTTAATGGCTCCCCCCTTGCCCGCCGCATCCCAACCTTCAAATAAGGCAATTACCGGCACCTTTTCCTGGTAAATTTTGGCTTGCAGTTTACGCAATTCAATCTGGCTGTCCCGCAATTTTTGTCGATAGTCATCTTTACTTAATTGGACAGTCAAATCCACTTTGGCTAGAAAATTAGGTTCCGTGGGCAAAAGTTCGCTCTGGGAGGGGAGATGGGCGACTTGAGTGTTGGCTCTGACCCGTTTTTGGTCTAAGGCTTGGACAATCACCGCCACCAATTGGGACAATACTTTTACCCGAGACCACCGTTCACAATCCCCTTCCACCAAAGTCCAAGGGCCGTAACCGGTGCTGGTGTAGGTGAGCATTTCCTCCACTAGGGCGGCATATTCCTGGTAGCGTTTTTCCTGTTGCCAATCCTCCGGCCGCACCCGCCACATTTCCAGCTCGTCTGCTTCGTACTTTTTCAGGCGTTTTTTCAACTCTTTTTGACTGATATGCACCCAAAATTTGGCGATCGCCGCTCCATCTTCCACTAACTGACGCTCAAAGGCGTTGATGTCCCGCATGATTAGGGGGACCTGGGGGGCCGGCACCCGGCCGAATAATCTTTCCTCTAGGCAATTGGTGTACCAACTGTGATAAAAAAATCCCAAACTTCCTTTGGGGGGAAGCTTTTGCCAAAAACGCCAGAGCACAGGGTACATTCGCTCCTGTTCGTTGGCCGCAAAGGTGGGGTTAACGGAAAATCCCCTCGGGTCCATATAGTTAACGATTTTCTTCAGCAATGTACCTTTGCCGGCGGCGGCCCAGCCTTCCAAAACAATAATCACCGGAATTTGCTCTTCCCAGCAGGACTGTTGCAAACTCCGCAACTGTTGCATCAAATCTTCCAGCTGTTCTTTATAACTTTCTTTATCTAGTTTGAGGGAAAGGTCAAGGGCGTCTAACATAGGCGATCGCCAGGGGTAGGATTAATTATTAGGGCTAAGTTTAACTTTTAAGGGATTTGGAGGCCATGGGCGGCCAATCCCCTAAGTGCCTGTTTTAAAAGTAATGTTCTCCCACCCCACATCTCCAGCAAATTTGGGGGACGTTGAAGATTTTTCTCCCGAGAATCAGGGGCTAGGGAAGTTTTTCAAACACTTTTTAAACGCTGAAGGGATATTAGCAAAGGACAGGTCATAGCGGAGATTTACTCGGGTTGGGGTTGGCTCGATTGTTGGAAAATGCCCCAGATGGCTTGGCCGACGCCATGGAGTAACACCATTCCGCTATAGCCAATATTATGTGTACGATATTGAGTTACGGTAATTAGCAATAAAAGAATTTAAGTTGTTTTATCCGAAGCTGAACTCGATCAGTACTGGAGAGGTGGAAGGGCGCTTTAAGTCATTTCAAATCAGCCAATTGAATGCGAGGGTCGGTGAATTTCAGTAATAAGTCCGCCAGGAGATTGCCCACAATCAGTAGGGTTGCCCCCATCATTAAACTACCCATCACTAGATAAAGATCCTGGGCTGTCACCGCTTGTAAAATCAGGCGGCCCAAACCGGGCCAATTGAAAAAGAATTCGGCAATGAACGCGCCACTGAGGAGACCGGCAAACTCAAAGCCCAGGATGGTGATTAGCGGATTGATAGCATTGCGGAGGGCGTGGACGTAAATAACTCGGTTTTCTGGCAGACCTTTAGCCCTCGCTGTTTGGATATAGTCTTGGCGCAACACATCTAACAGTTGTCCCCGCATTAGCCGTTGTAGCCCAGCAAAACTAGTAATACTCAAGGCCAGGGTAGGTAAAATCATGTGCCAAGCAATGTCCCAGACTTTGTGGGGCCAGGAAAATTCGGCAAAATCAATGCTGGTCATGTCCCCCACCGGCAATAGGGGAGAAACGGATTGAGCAAGGAATAACAGGAGCAAAGCTGTGATAAAGCTGGGAAATCCTTGGCCAATGTAGCTAATTACCCGCAAACCTCGATCTAACAATGTATTTTGCTGAACAGCACCCACAATACCCAAAGGAATGGCGATCGCCCAGGTGAGAATGATGGACGTGATGGCCAACAGTAGGGTGGCAGGAATCCGTTCCATTAATAAGGAGGCAACAGAACGGTTATAGACAAAACTTTCGCCAAAATTAAATCGGGTCACCACTTGGGTGAGCCAGCGCCAATATTGCACATACCAAGGTTGGTCTAGGCCAAATTGAACTTTTAGCTGTTGGATGGTTTCCGGGGAAATTTTCGGATTTTGCTGGAGGGTATCGAGGTAACTGCCGGGGGCCAACTGGATAATGGCAAAGCTTAATAGGGATGCCAGTAGTAAGGTAATCAGTCCTTCTATTAACCGCTGGACAACATAGGCCAAGTCGTCATTTTGGAGCCAACGGAGGGGATTACGCATGGATTAATTGACCAAAAACTGCTGGTTAGATCCTGTCTAGGGATTGCTCCTAGCCAATATACCCTAAGGCTTTTATCGGTGCAGATGCCGATCGCCAAGGGGCCATGGGTCATCGGAATCCGCTAAGGTTAGGAACGTATTTTGTTTGACAGGAACTGAGCCGAACTATGGGAGCTATCCAAGCCATTCGTGGAACCCGTGACATTGTGCCCCCGGAAACCAACTATTGGCAATGGGTAGAGGCGATCGCCAAACGCATTTTAGACCGGGCTTTATACCAAGAAATTCGCACCCCTATTTTTGAGCAGACCACTCTGTTTGAGCGGGGCATTGGGGAAGCCACCGACGTTGTGGGCAAAGAAATGTATAGCTTCACCGACCGGGGCGATCGCCCTATTACCCTAAGACCCGAAGGCACAGCGGGGGTGGTACGGGCTTATATTGAACAGAATTTACAGTCCGCTGGAGCAGTACAACGATTGTGGTATACCGGGCCTATGTTCCGCTACGAAAGACCCCAGGCCGGTCGGCAAAGACAATTCCATCAATTGGGGGTAGAAGTATTGGGCAGTGCCGATCCCAGGGCTGACGTGGAAGTGATTGCCTTAGGCACCGACATTCTCAAAGCCCTTGGTTTGAGTAACCTTTCCCTCGCCTTAAATTCCGTCGGTAATGGCGGCGATCGCCAAAGATACCGGGAAGCTTTGATCGCCTACTTAACCCCTTTCAAAGATGAACTAGATCCCGATTCCCAGGACCGGTTGGAGCGCAATCCCCTGAGAATTTTGGACAGCAAAGCTAAGCGCACCCAGGAAATTGTCCAGGATGCCCCCAGCATTTTGGATCATCTCGGAGCGGATTCCCAACGGCACTTTGACCAAGTACAACAATTACTGACGGACTTAGGCATTGCCTACCAACTTACCCCCACCCTGGTGCGGGGCTTGGATTACTACACCCACACTGCCTTCGAAATTCAATCCAGCGATCTGGGGGCCCAGGCCACCGTTTGCGGTGGCGGTCGTTACGATGGCCTAGTGGCGGAATTGGGCGGCCCCGTTACCCCTGCCGTGGGCTGGGCCATGGGATTGGAGCGTTTAATTATTCTTTTGCAACAAATGGCCACGCCTCCCATTGCTGGCCCGGATTTTTACCTTGTTTCCAAAGGAGAAAAAGCAGAACCCCAAGCCCTAATTTTGGCGCAACAATTACGCAACCAGGGATTATCCGTCGCTTTAGATCTCAGCGCCAGTGCCTTTGGTAAACAATTTAAGCGGGCTGATAAATCCGGGGCGATCGCCTGCTTAGTGTTGGGGGAAGGGGAAATGGCAACAGGCACAGTACAACTTAAATGGCTGGCCAGCAAAACCCAAGAAACAGTGCAGTTGGAGGATTTAATGGGGGACATTACGGAACTCAAACAACGTTTAGCGGGACATAGGGGAAAATAACCCCACCTCACCTCTAACTTTTCTGTGACCTGCCATGACCCCATGGACGATTTGGTTTAAAACCGCTGACAACCAAAGTTGGCAACCCCTGGATTCCTGCCGCTCTCTCCCCCTGGGCCATTACCGTCTAGCGGCCCGTCTGGCAGTACCCCATAAGTATGTGCAATGGCGTTGGAAATTTTTTTCGGCCACCGGCAAAGTTGAAAACCACGATTTCCAGGGGCGCACCAACCAAGAAGGACTTATTTCCCTGTTGGATCTGCACACCGTCCAACCCGGCACCTGGCAACTGAATGCCCAGCCAGACTTATTTGATCAGCTTTGTGGAGAAACCTGGCAAATCCGTTTTCAATTCCAAATTGTTAGTCCTGCCATGGCTACGGTCACAGTACCGAAATTGAATGCTGAACCAGAGGAATTTGAGCCGGAGCAGGAAACAGAGGCAGCAAATAACGCCATTGTGCCCCATCCCATGCGTCCTATGGTGGTGCCAGAGCTTGATCCAGAGCCCGTCCCGGTGCTTCAGTGGCACAGAAAAACAAGGGTAAAATTAACTGAAAATGAAGCAGTAGAGTCTAGTAACTCTCTGGAAATAATAGGGGTAGAGGGAAATACAGAAAACATAGAAAACAGAGTGGAGGAGAAAACTGTGGAATCGATGGCTACCACAGCCCCGGGCACTGAGAAGACGATGGAGGAAAATATGGACGATCAAATCCTTGAACCGGTGGTAACAATCGCCGCCAATGTCGAAGCAAGGGAAAAACAAGTAAAAGAAACAGTACAGGAAGAAATTCTAGAGCCGGTGGCGGCCATGGCCTCGGATGTTTTTGCAAAAAAAGAAGAAATACCAGAGGATCAACAGCCAGAAGCTTTGGTAGTAGCAAAGTCATCAGCTGATACTGATGCCGAAGACCAGTTAGAAAAATCAGAGCGTTTTAACCCTTTCCGTTCCATCAGCTACTCTGTGGAGCTAATTTATCCAGAATTGGAAAATCCCATCCAGGTGGACATCACGGTTATAGTGGACGAAAATCGCCGCCCGGCCAATCTGAATTTGCCCGATCCCCGCAGGATGATCAGTCCTTTGCATCGACGGCCCAACAAGTCCCGATCGCCTCTGCCCCCCAAATTAACGTCTACGGTGGATTAATTTCAATGCCAAATGGGGGAAATTGAGTTAGAGACTGGAATTGCCTGACTCAAAAACAGATCCCTGTAATATTGCAGAAAACACCCTGAATTAGTGAATTGCCCCCAGACCGGTTGTAATAATCATCGTTATTAAGGTTACTATTGTACCGATTAGCTTCGGGACTATTAACAATTTCATTCCTCACATTTTCAAAGGTACTGCCTGCGATGACGGCATTGCGATAACCCTGTAATCCTTGTGAGTCAGCGTTACGACCTAGGTATTCTTGGTAAACCACATCCAATGCTTGCTTGAAGTCTTGGCTATTAACCAAATCCCGGCGGGCTTGGGCTAGGGAATAATTAGAATTATTTACAAACTGATTATAATTCCTTAACTCACTGGCACTGGAATTGCGTCCCAATACCTGGATATACATATCATTGAACTGCCGCTGATGTTCAGAATTATAATTGCCTTGGTTATAGTTATCACGGTTATTATAATTGCGATTTCGAGCTTCGGTACTATTGCTAATCTCATCCTTAATATCAGCCAAGCTTCGACCATTAACAATTAAATTACGGTAACTTACAAGGCTGTTATTATCAAGATTTTGTCCTAAATATTCCCGATAGAAATTATTAATGGATTGATAAAATTCTTCACTATTAATTAGGTTTTCACGAACCTGTACCGAAGACCAACCTTGACTGTTAATAGTTTGGGTAAAGTCTCGGATTTCATTACTGGTGGCATTGCGTCCCAACACTTGCAGGAACAGATTGTTAATTTCCGACTCACGATTATAGCGAATGTTAGACCGCCTATTGTTATTGGCTTGATAGCGGAAACTGCCATAGTTGGGGCAATTAATAACATTATTGTTCCGTAGACAACTAATCTCAGTCGGGCGGGAATTATACCGGTGATTGTTATTGGTTTGATAGCGGAAACTGCCATAATCGGAACAATTAATTACATCACTGTTCCTTACGCAGTTAATGGTTTCAGATTGCGCCATTGCCGGAGCTATGCTAGTCAGGGATAATAATAGGAGAGTAGCTGTAGATAAAGTTAAAGTTTTCATTGATAAAATACGAATTCCTATGTCTTGATCTTGACAAAGAAGTGGGTCATTTATCGTTGGAATTGTACAAATTGATTGACTACAGTGATAAATATATTTAGATGTTGAAAATATAGTCTCAATAATCCAGGGCAAAATAATAAATAATGCCAATCCCTAACCTAATTCCAAACAGGCCAGGCCGTAGATGTCTTCCAAGGGGAGTTGGGGCGGATTGCCCTTGTACATGCGTAAATTTAACAAGGCCAGTTCAAAGCCCCGTTCTTCCAATAGATAAATGGCATCTTGATTCACCTCTGGCACATCAATAAATACTGGCCCCTGGCGATCGCCGAGTAATACATCTAGCAAAGCTCCTGCTAGGGCGGTACTATC containing:
- the hypB gene encoding hydrogenase nickel incorporation protein HypB, whose amino-acid sequence is MCQNCGCSAVGTVAHSHHHGDGNFTHSHDDHSHAGHHHHSHALESIPNNGLDQQTVTITPDRQSITIGQEILSKNDHLAARNRSYFQAKGLLVMNFLSSPGAGKTALIQKMVGDRQKDHPTAVIVGDLATDNDAQRLRSAGAITIQVTTGNICHLEAAMVAKAAQQLDLDNIEELIIENVGNLVCPAAYDLGEDLRVVLFSVTEGEDKPLKYPATFKSAQVILVTKQDIAEAVGFDEELAWQNLRQVAPQAKIFAISARTGAGLQPWYDYLHQFRLELPSPSAELALA
- a CDS encoding bifunctional ADP-dependent NAD(P)H-hydrate dehydratase/NAD(P)H-hydrate epimerase encodes the protein MTLTHQGLQAVVSAAQMQSIENWLFDRGMPVAALMEKAALHIANRLQVLYPLAKYPRIGVVVGPGHNGGDGLVVARELTLHGYHVKVFQSLEQLKPLTQNHTNYAKSLGIPWLDGVNALAHCDLIIDGLFGVGLTRPITGAIADLITTINILPIPIVSIDLPSGIHTDTGEILGVAVQAERSFCLGLWKRAHFQDRALPYLGQTELLNIGLPPQAIAEVLGHGWPLQVLSSDQGKEALFPRRPLVTHKYQQGHLLLICGSQQYAGGALLSCLGARATGVGMVTVAVPKSVTSLIHSQCPEMLVHGCLETHSGAIAGLGNLNLASYSAIALGPGLSLDVGPVVEEVLNVACPLILDADALNKVAQQKLLPLLAQRTAPTVLTPHGGEFKRLFPDLDQGDRLTAAQTGAVRSQTTVLLKGAKTIIADPTGPTWLIKDSTSALARGGSGDVLTGLMGGILAQPSDLPLVQRVAGVAWWHAQAGIFAAQQRTVLGVDAQHLAEYLLPTYRRWTAGESITDRPGLVPRCTRPFDG
- the lspA gene encoding signal peptidase II; translated protein: MARSFSLAKNPLFWQVAIAGIVLDQLSKLWVSQAMAPVGTSLPLWSGVFHFTYVLNTGAAFSAFRGGAGWLKWLSLGVSVGLIIFAGKVPLRKLEQLGYGCILAGAVGNGIDRFFLGHVIDFLDFRLINFPIFNLADVSINIGIAALLWANFQPVSHRKAEYSGEQDRGDR
- a CDS encoding biotin transporter BioY, with product MNTNPESDLDLVTEEIELPKPSLVAEVLLAIAGLLLTIFCTFVQVFATNPPWQWWKAGIYSHPLGTTYQVGAVLLTACVGGSRAGAIAQLGYITLGLAWLPIFAHGGGWDYWQQPTFGYLLGFIPGAWLCGWLAYRSPTKIESLALSCLAGLGVIHGAGMVYLVLMALLKLGNPPILPLSALPQALITFSLMALPGQIILVCLTAVLAYFLRRILFY
- the bioB gene encoding biotin synthase BioB, giving the protein MVLASSRPPSPTNSPAEPSEAMETWLTSLSQRIIDGDRLTREEALQLAAIEGEENILLLCEAANNIRQACCGNVVDLCSIINVKSGNCSENCGFCSQSSHHPDPNSPIYGLKTQAEILEQARAAAAAGAKRFCLVSQGRGPKYHSPKDKEFEQILATVRQIVQETNIKPCCALGEVTPEQAQRLREAGVTRYNHNLEASANYYDKVVTTHTWQDRVDTVKNLKAAGIQACTGGILGMGESWEDRIDLALALRELEVESVPLNLLNPRPGTPLGEQQKLNPYDALKAIAIFRFILPQQIIRYAGGREAVMGELQDLGLKAGINAMLVGHYLTTLGQPPEQDQKLLASLGLQGGEAPIPGEYQS
- the pap gene encoding polyphosphate:AMP phosphotransferase; the protein is MLDALDLSLKLDKESYKEQLEDLMQQLRSLQQSCWEEQIPVIIVLEGWAAAGKGTLLKKIVNYMDPRGFSVNPTFAANEQERMYPVLWRFWQKLPPKGSLGFFYHSWYTNCLEERLFGRVPAPQVPLIMRDINAFERQLVEDGAAIAKFWVHISQKELKKRLKKYEADELEMWRVRPEDWQQEKRYQEYAALVEEMLTYTSTGYGPWTLVEGDCERWSRVKVLSQLVAVIVQALDQKRVRANTQVAHLPSQSELLPTEPNFLAKVDLTVQLSKDDYRQKLRDSQIELRKLQAKIYQEKVPVIALFEGWDAAGKGGAIKRLTDTLDPRSYQVNTFAAPTEEEARFHYLWRFWRRIPPGGKIGIFDRSWYGRVMVERVEGFAREKEWLRAYREINEFEAELTAEGYVVVKFFLHISPEEQLARFEERQNNPFKQYKLTDEDWRNREKWPLYNVAVNQMMARTNTPAAPWTVVSANDKYFARVQVIETVVEAVKMELKRRGKD
- a CDS encoding ABC transporter permease, which translates into the protein MRNPLRWLQNDDLAYVVQRLIEGLITLLLASLLSFAIIQLAPGSYLDTLQQNPKISPETIQQLKVQFGLDQPWYVQYWRWLTQVVTRFNFGESFVYNRSVASLLMERIPATLLLAITSIILTWAIAIPLGIVGAVQQNTLLDRGLRVISYIGQGFPSFITALLLLFLAQSVSPLLPVGDMTSIDFAEFSWPHKVWDIAWHMILPTLALSITSFAGLQRLMRGQLLDVLRQDYIQTARAKGLPENRVIYVHALRNAINPLITILGFEFAGLLSGAFIAEFFFNWPGLGRLILQAVTAQDLYLVMGSLMMGATLLIVGNLLADLLLKFTDPRIQLADLK
- the hisS gene encoding histidine--tRNA ligase → MGAIQAIRGTRDIVPPETNYWQWVEAIAKRILDRALYQEIRTPIFEQTTLFERGIGEATDVVGKEMYSFTDRGDRPITLRPEGTAGVVRAYIEQNLQSAGAVQRLWYTGPMFRYERPQAGRQRQFHQLGVEVLGSADPRADVEVIALGTDILKALGLSNLSLALNSVGNGGDRQRYREALIAYLTPFKDELDPDSQDRLERNPLRILDSKAKRTQEIVQDAPSILDHLGADSQRHFDQVQQLLTDLGIAYQLTPTLVRGLDYYTHTAFEIQSSDLGAQATVCGGGRYDGLVAELGGPVTPAVGWAMGLERLIILLQQMATPPIAGPDFYLVSKGEKAEPQALILAQQLRNQGLSVALDLSASAFGKQFKRADKSGAIACLVLGEGEMATGTVQLKWLASKTQETVQLEDLMGDITELKQRLAGHRGK